GGGCAACCAAGTAACAAGTAACAAATAATTAGATAAGTCTCATGTGAATTAGACCATGGGCTAAGATTTTTTTCGACTCTTTTCAATTTAAGTGATTagattttttgtttgtttgaAGTGAGTATTGATTCTTGCGTATATATTATATTGTTATTTTCTCTTTTTACGTATTATTGACACACACACAAGCCGGGGGTTTTTCGGGAAATAGCCTCTTAATTCTACCGAATGAGGAGAAGGCTGCGTACATTTTACCCTACCCAGATCCTGCGTTAAGCAGGATATACTGGGTATGTTTgatttggtttggtttggtttggttaGGTATATTTTTGAAAAAACCCCAATCCAGGAATGAATCATAATATTGTTGAGGTAATTAAATACGGATCTAACACAAATGGGGATACACAGTGCTTAATGAGGAGTTTAAGATGACAAACTGATCATTCTTTAAATTTCCAAGTCCAAAACAAAGTGGACGCCACCCCCACCGGTTCTATTTTACAAGATCCCTCTACAGTTTAACCACAAATTTACCTATTTCATTCCTGCATAAATGAAAGCCGAGTCCGTATAAATGAAGTAGAGGATCCGGGAAGGATTGAAGTtatcaaaatatatataaattctAAAATCATGCatgacatgtataatatataaaatacatTTGACTACTTTTCGCGGATATTGATACGGAACGTATCAAAATTTTCTCCGGGAATATATAAAGAAAAGGATCCCGAGAAGAATTGAAGTTATCATGCTCGAGACTATAATTTCTAGGAAAATCTTCGGTAAGAATAACTATTTAAATTTGTTTGTAATTACACACCACAAGCAATGATTGGTATGTACATAAAAATGCTTGATGCGAATAATTGTGACTCTCCATTAGGGGTTACATCGATCGGGATGCTTAGGGGTGTACGCTGATCGGGTTGCCCGGGTTTAAAGAATTTAGCATTTCAATTCAATTAACTtcggtttttaaaattttgacCCAATTCGAACCGTTTAAATTTGTAACCCGGACCATTTTTTCTATTTTCAGTTTGATTAAGGTGTTTTTACAACACACATTCACTATAAACACATTACACACACAACACATACAATTACACTACGCTCAATTTACAAACAACACCCCTCTTTCTCCCCAATTTTCCGATCCCTAATCGCCGCCTGCCACCGCCGCTGAGCCGCCGTGGTCGGTGGTGGCATCCTCCTTGTTTCCCCCAATTCACTCGTACACAATACGGAAACACTAATGTGCTTCTTGAACAGCGGAGATAAGTCCTTTTCATTTCCCTCAAGAATTTCGTGATTGCGTATTGGCTCGAACCTGTTCGTTCCTTGAGCGTTGCAATTGCCTCCTTAATCATCTGCAAATCAATATAACAAAATAAATCAATTCAACATAAGATACCGCGGAATATCTCTTTCCCTCTTTTTAAAATGTATCACCTCACTCAACATAGTGATTTCTTGAGCAAAATATTTGAAGTACTTTCCAGAGAACTTATGTAAGATCGTTGTGCTGCTAAGATCATCATTCATTCATGGTGATCTCAAATAACAGGTAGTATATTGTATATAATGCACATATCAGGTATGAAATTATAATCATTTTTATaatcgattataaatatattacGTTCTCCATCTTGTTCTATAATATTACGAAATATCATAGATTTCCTTTTTCTCTTTTCTCTAGTTTAGATCTTCTGTTTTCAGTGAGGTTTTACTGCCGTCCAAATTGTTTTTGGTGCGAATTTATCTTAATTTTTTCGTAAATAGTAAAGATCTCCATTTCTTATTTCTTTCTGTCTTTTTTAACTGCTAATAGATTATATTTGTTACATATTTGTTAATAGTAATATTTGTTATAAATAATGTACATCCTTGATCCTTTGAATATCAGTTTTGTTTCTCAATGTTCGTGATGCATTCCGGAGATTATATTGTTGATTTTGGCATTACTGTAAGATTACTGTTATTTGTttagttttatttgttttatatGTCATTATCTGTTTGATTGCAAACACTTTGTTTTCTGTGTTTTCCTATCGTATTTTGTTTAATAATTGTAACTAATATTTGTAGTTTTCCTTATTATTCTTTGAGAGCAATTATGGTTTTGGTTACGAAATTTAAATGCATTTAATTTTTCAGTTACGATTGATATTATGTTAAATGATACATTTATTgtgttttaattttaattaaggTTTACATAATTTGAATTTTGCTTTCTAATTATTGAGTGACTTTTAtgtgttttaattacttttaataCTCTGGTGTATGTATATGTAAATATATTTATCCTATATATATGCATTTGTACCTTAATGTAGCTTTTATTAGTGGAAGTttcatatttttataataatttctCATTATTTTTGTAACTGATGTGTTTATATGCTTTTAATGTGTTATTAATTGGGATTAAAAAATTTCCTTAATTGATTCTATTTATAAAGATTTCTTGGCAAggtttatttttagaaaaatttatGTCAATTGATTTTTTAGCTTTTAATAGGATACTAGTTATTAACTCTTTAATGTTCTTATTAAAGGAGTTAACTTTTttgaatgaaattttatattttattaattaacgTCTTTTAATTATATTAGTTTTTGACTTGGATAGAGCTAATTTTTTTCAGTTGCGGTTTTTAATTGATAACTTTTTAAGAAACATTTTTTAAATTGTGcctttattttgattttaaaaagtTTAAGGGCCATTAATTTTAACATAAATGGACTACAAAACTCAATTTATAGAATGATGTGTCATGTAAGATGACATTTCTGTGCCAATACGGGAGTGCCATATATGATGGCTTTTGACCATTTATTGGTTTTATGAGTCTTTAATGACTGAATATTTCCTATTATGGGAATTTGTGTCTAACCAAATATACCGTTTGGTTAgttcttattttattttaatatcgTATTATATGTAGATTcgtttttatttttaatatattttcctTATTTCATTTGTTCTTATTTTCAAGATAATTGGAAGAGTGTACTTTGGTTCTTTTTTAGACTTTATGTCACACAAGAGATCTTCAAGCACATAACAATTTAGTTTCAGAATGATAATACGGGAGTTTCTTGCAGTTATCGGAAGAcaatagttattattaattttgtataaatgTGAGTTATAGAGGGCactctttttcctttttttcccACATGGTTTTACTCATGTGAGATTTTAACGAGATTTTAACGAGACCTTTCTTGTGAGTTATTTATTTCATACATATATTTTTATTATCTAAATGTCTGGAGGCAACTTGCGTACCTTTCGGTTAGATGATGAACTTGGTGATCGGAAGATATATTTTTTTGTATTTCATAATTTTATCTGtgattttttttcatttttgaCAAAAAAAAAAGTCCAAAACAATCTTTGTACTTCAAGTACAGATTCGCTGTCCTTCTCGGCCTACATAATTAAAAATGAGATCCCAACAATACTAACACATTAAAAATACATGTGGCGATCAAAACTCGCAGCCAGACTATTAATACCAGATGATCGAAGAGGTCTCTAATCATCGGTTTCAGGTATTCTACAATGCTAGATTTATTAACTTAGGTAATACTTCCTGTCccattaaattttatatattattttttagtACGTTTTTCAACACTCATTtgaaatataatttcataatgtttttaaaaatttattttttttgaataaaatttttaaaaactataatttataaaaatatcgaaATGCGTGTACTATGGGTAACAGCCGAAAGCTGTTTGTGCAACCTGCAACTAAATATAAAAATCCTAGGAGACGAAACCAATTACAGATAGACCAATGAACATCTGCACATTGTTAATTCTTTATATGTCTTTGAcaaacataaatatatatatatatatatatatatatatatatatatatatatatatataaaagccTTTAAACTACCAACAGATTATATATATGTTAACTTTCTAAGAAGCTAGCAGAAATCTATTTGTTCATCATCCAACTATAAAATATAGACCATAATTCGAATCTAAAAACATTTTATTGCCAACACAGAGCGCAATGAAGATGACAAAGTTGAATATATACAAATGTAACAAAAGTACTGTGCTTGCTCTTCTCAACATCATTCTTCCTATACATAGACTCACAAACTTGTTTAAACTTATTTTCTAAATTTCACAAAACACATAACAACTTGCTCTCTCAATAAGTAGGCCTAGATGCATGAGCCCAAGCATACGCATCATGAGAACTCATTTGCCCACCATTAGGTACTAAATTAGCTGGCATATTATTGTAAACCGGCAGAGCCGACGGATCTGGCAAGGCCGAATGTTGTCCACTACCACCACTGCTTCCGATATCAGGTGGCGAACCACCGCCATTTCCAGCTACAATTCCCTCATCCTCCTCATCTTCCAACGGCAGTCTTTCATAAGTTGCATTAGTAAAAGTAGCAGCAATGACCATTACTGGCCCAGCCGCCACAAGTGATCCTACGACACTTCCTCCTACAACTTGGCCTTGTCCTCCTGCCAAGTACACCGTCAGCCCTGTCGATCCAGGCGGGGCTGGTCCTGGCAAAAATGCGCCAGTCAACGACAGAATCTCGAACCTTCCTTGAAGTGCAATCACCGCGCCAGGTGCAGCTGGTTGCCTTAAAGTGACGTTAGCTACTGATCCACTTCCGCTTAGTACACAAACTCCACGCTGTCGCCTTCGTGAAAATTGAGCTATACTATCTGCCACATCTGTTCCACTAGCAATCTCCATGACATGACTACGAAGCGAATTAGGGCTATCGCGTGTTACAATTATAGGTGGTTTAGGCCTGTTCTTGGAACCTGGAGGTCTTCCTCTAGGTCTACGAGAACCCACAACTACTGCTCCTTCGTTGGGATCATCGCAATTATCTCTATCTTCGTCTTCCTCGTCACCACCGCTGTTGTTATTTATCGCGAGATCTTGATGTGTTTTGTTGTTCAGCATCAACGGAGAACCTCCAGGATTTATTCCCGGAAGCAACCCTACCTGTCCAGTCCACCACGGATTAGCCATGATCAATTCGATAAATCGATTTCTTGACCTAGAGCCAAAAAAACACCAAGAATTTCGAATGTTTAATTTGACAAATATTTAAAAAGGGTTAAATAATAACGACGATGATTATGAAatggaaaagaaaaaaaaaagggaGAGAATAGATGCAATAGTTTGGAGCTAGATGAAGTATGATATTAACTAAGATATAGAAAGATAATGGAAACAAGGAGAAAGTTAAGAAAGTAGGATTAATTAAGTGATTAGTATAGATTGGTGCTAAGAGAACAAAGTCATTAAGAACAGATGCAATGGATATAGAATCACTTATAAGAACAAAAAAGAGAAAAGTGTAAAGCACACACTATAGCTCTATAGAGCTAAAGCTAAGACAAAAATATTGGGGGACTTTGTGGTCATACTTACAGCCGATTAGAATATATTAATACTATATGATTTCAATAATTTATAGTTGGTAACTTGGTATTGTACATGGAAATAGTCTAGTTTCTTTGATTTGATGAGCTAATTTATCAGGTGACTAGGAAGTTTTGGTTTTAGTTCTTGTATTAGTACTATTTTCTTCTTTCTTGCTAAATTTTTAGGGTTAACGGGGGTCCCATGCGCCTGCCAAGGTCGGAAGCACGTCGTTTTCTTGATAAACAAAGGAGGGCTGTCCCATAATTATAGAGATGCTGATAGAGTCATGAATAATACGGCAAAATTTTGCCAGGGGGGAATGAAATGTTACTCATTTTGTGTAATATATATTAGTGCTGATTTTAGAATGAAAAAAGAGATTTCTGATATACAAAAAATGAAAAAGAGGTTCTTTGTCGGGGTATTGTAATTTGATAGGCTCGGTCTTGTGGACGAGCATCTCTCTGATTTGCTCTTAAAAATAATGTAAACAATTGGTTTTAAGCAAATTATTATCCTCGTAATTATGTCAACTAGCATTATTACCCGTGCAAGGCACCGAgtagttttatttataaaaaatattgcTATTTTTAATGTACTTTTACGATATTTTTGTTATTTCATACTATATTGCGTATTTCATGTTATAAGGACTAATGTAACGACGAATATCCTTAAGTTTATAATATACTACGAATATAAAGTTTAGAATGCACTCTTACCattgaaaataatgattttctaTCAAGTTTCAATGATTTTTTCAATTGGAGATACCAAAAATACTATAATGTTTATGTATCATATTTATCAAAATATGGGGGCAAAATAGTAAATTTTTTTACACGGTCGAGTTCCAACTTCAAATTATTCGGCTCATAAGGCTCACGAGTCTTATCGAGCCGATACTTTTTttcatataaatatatttgtatataaatatttaatatttcatttatattttatatatttaatagaAGCGATTTCGAGCATAACCTATCATATTTCGAGTTTTTGTCAATATTTGGTGAAATTGATTCAAGATTTCGAGCCGAACTTGAGGCGACCGGACTATTTGTGACCCGCGTTTCAAGCTTGATTTAAGATTCGGTTGAAACCGAGCTCGTGCTCGAACCCGAATATTTTTAATCGAGTTCGAGCCTGAAAGTTTTCTACTCGGCTCGGCTTGATTATAGCCTTAGTTGTTGTACACAATTATAAAGTTAGTATTTTGAAGTGAGTTAATTACACAAATCtcgataattaataaattattattatatgataatatattatcaaCAAGTTAATATGGTAACATAATATCAACAAGTTATTTATGTAATGATTGTAATTtgtttataaataaaaaaattataatctcGTTGTTGTACATgagtataaagttagtatatTGTAGAGAGCTAATTACGCAagtcttaaaataattttattatatatcaATATTAGCCTCTACCTTAATTGATTGAAGGCACATGTTTGGACATACGTGTCACGTGTTCAATTCTACAAGCAAacaatattttttcatatttattcAAGTACGAGCGTAAAATAGTTGtttctcctaaaattaaaattgaGCCTATCGAACTTTTTATGACTCGAGATTCGAGTTTGAAATTTAAGGTTTGGTTGAACTTGAGTTCGTGCTTGAACCCAAACATTTTTAATCGACTTCGAGCCTAACAGTTTTCGACTCGACTCGACTCAGAATTATTATACCCTTAGTTGTTACACGAGTATAAAGTTAGTATCTCGAAGCAAGTTAATTACCGGAGTCtcgataattaataaattattattatacgataagatattatcaacaagttaatatgataatatattatcaacaagaaattatttatttgatttataaattaaaaaaattataatctcATTATTGCACATGAGTATAAAGTTATTATATTGTAATCAGTTAATTACCCAAGTCTTAGAATAACTTTATCCTGTATAAATATTGAATTATATAGGTTTAGTCACccaaaataaagaaaaaaatatgCAAGTCAATAGTTGATATTATCAAAATATAATCAAATCAGCCTCAAGCTGAGTTGGTTGAAGTCATATATTTGTTATAAGTGTGTCATGGGTTCAATTCTCCATGTCAACAATATTTTTTCATATTCATTCAAATACGAGAGCAAAATAATAATTTCGAATTAAATGTTTCCCCATGAAAGCAAGAAGTTATTTATTTAATGTatcaatttaaaaaaataattataatccCGATGTTACacatgaatataaaattattatattgtaATAAGCTAATTATCTAGTCTTAACACAATAGTTAATGTTATCAAAATATAAACAAATGAGTTCAACTGGTTGAAATCATATGCTAGTTATAAGTATGTCATGGGTTCAATTCTTCATTCTAACAATATTTTTCCATATTTATTCAAGTACGAGGGCAAATTAGTAATTTCGAATTAAATGTTTCCCCAAAAAAGTAATGTtgcattattatatatataatagattcTAATATAATACTCTATATATATgcttttatttatattatatatataacacccccttcttaaatttagaagggagatattacttaaaatccacaaacctgcaaacagagcactaatatatttctaacaataatttaacagtctaaaatctccaaaataatattaaatcttcaaaatgtctaaaccaataatataaatgtagaaatatctaattaaataattaagtctagatAATGAAAAGTCTGAAATCCTAAACAATAAATGAGGTAGCTCTCAatcacacagtcccagatccccctaatcacctgccagaaaaagaatacggcatgagccaaacgcccagtatggatttggaatacaatttataaaacagaaaattagaaattaatatttcacagcttaaaataaaacaataattttaaaacaagcatggctgaaacaacgaggggttaggatatttcataccgagatcagaatagacacatcatagggtacctaatgcgtgcaacagaatggttaacgtgtacgacatatacaacgtcaccataaatcaaatcacaaatcgAACTCTAagtgcacccacgtatcctgaacaaatatcgAATGCGCAAAaactcctcccaagagctaacagaaggatactccgtgaccaatcacactgtcacggaagtgtcgtGTCATTGGTGCTGCAATGACACGGTTGTAGTACCCCTACAAatggttaactcggtataccctatatctctaagggttaaataaaaatattctcgCAAAAATTTTAAATCACCTGaaacaaataattcagattttcAAAACAGTGGgtgtcaaaaataatttttagaaaaccGCATAAACCGATatttaaaatttccaaatcaaattttaaaacaattttcggaaATCAAAACGATTAAATATTATTAACAGAATGAATGAAATATGAAACTGAACAAATCAGAGATATTTAATTTATAAGAGGAGTAGCGCTAAATAAAAAGAGAACAAAATCCATAACTCGAATATCGCAACTAAAGTAATATCAAAATCTGCAAACGATCTGCTAAATCCCCTATCCATAATCTAAttacaaaattataatttataaataatatatattttatatatttattaattaatcattgCTACTAatagattatttatataattaCGAACCTTGTTACTAACCTCTCGGTGGACACTACTAGTACCATTATTTTTTAAC
This genomic interval from Apium graveolens cultivar Ventura chromosome 8, ASM990537v1, whole genome shotgun sequence contains the following:
- the LOC141678205 gene encoding AT-hook motif nuclear-localized protein 20-like, with protein sequence MANPWWTGQVGLLPGINPGGSPLMLNNKTHQDLAINNNSGGDEEDEDRDNCDDPNEGAVVVGSRRPRGRPPGSKNRPKPPIIVTRDSPNSLRSHVMEIASGTDVADSIAQFSRRRQRGVCVLSGSGSVANVTLRQPAAPGAVIALQGRFEILSLTGAFLPGPAPPGSTGLTVYLAGGQGQVVGGSVVGSLVAAGPVMVIAATFTNATYERLPLEDEEDEGIVAGNGGGSPPDIGSSGGSGQHSALPDPSALPVYNNMPANLVPNGGQMSSHDAYAWAHASRPTY